A part of Melittangium boletus DSM 14713 genomic DNA contains:
- a CDS encoding TIGR02269 family lipoprotein produces MWCWCARRTERSAACSRAGRCSRPRCCWHTGAGGGGIPLFGASPAPRRWWGRAPPGWPGSKQPVLTFRFNRHFDPKPPPFALPPGRWARHHLFPQAPELRKWFHRQGVPNIHQYTILIPESVHVRIHSGGARGGLWNQAWTNFIRANSTATPAEIYRHAGELLYRFQLTGPIVPYYGAAPVR; encoded by the coding sequence ATCTGGTGCTGGTGTGCCAGGAGGACGGAGAGGAGTGCGGCCTGTTCCCGTGCCGGGAGGTGTTCGCGTCCGAGGTGTTGCTGGCATACAGGGGCGGGGGGCGGAGGCATTCCGCTGTTCGGGGCGTCACCCGCGCCCAGGCGCTGGTGGGGACGCGCGCCTCCGGGCTGGCCTGGGAGCAAACAACCCGTCCTCACCTTCCGCTTCAACCGCCACTTCGACCCGAAGCCGCCGCCCTTCGCCCTGCCGCCGGGCCGTTGGGCTCGCCACCATCTCTTTCCCCAGGCCCCGGAACTCCGCAAATGGTTCCATAGACAAGGCGTGCCCAACATCCACCAGTACACGATCCTCATCCCCGAATCCGTCCACGTCCGGATTCATTCTGGAGGGGCTCGTGGCGGATTGTGGAATCAGGCGTGGACGAACTTCATCAGAGCCAATTCAACAGCGACGCCTGCGGAAATCTACCGGCACGCGGGGGAACTGCTCTATCGATTCCAACTGACGGGGCCCATTGTGCCGTATTACGGCGCAGCGCCCGTGAGGTGA
- a CDS encoding adenylate/guanylate cyclase domain-containing protein, with protein sequence MPTAAPAAPGRVDSPLFGELLLKLGIVTPNQIEEALALQSLNGQRLGEALISLGYVTREQIQSALGEALGLNAPPPGALPIQPPLGEVLVGLKYLTVTQLDEALAHQRRSGRKLGEILVEQGYCSYKQLYEGLALQGRAGRPEPEPRTQPLEGHHRVMVVDDSPLACAFVQDGLVSLGYEVVCFQDPYEALEQVNKVLPAIVLSDLDMPGLDGVELCRRLKEGPTRAMPVIILTANDNEAERVGGLRAGADDYVNKSASMDELAARIESVMRRTGETERMRKLFARYTSDAVVEEILKSPDSVVLTGEKREVTTLFADIRNFTGLADSLPPEQTVGVLNQVLGGLSDAVLTCGGTLDKFLGDGLMAVFGAPVFRSDDALRALQSAKMMMVFMGELRQKAEAEWATTRQGRPLTLELGIGINTGVAVAGNIGGAVRAEYTCIGDAVNVAARLCALAGPGEILVGERTVAVLPGHEAGFEELPPVRLKGKPHPVPLFRALW encoded by the coding sequence GTGCCGACCGCGGCCCCGGCCGCCCCGGGGCGCGTGGACAGTCCGCTCTTTGGCGAGCTCCTGCTCAAGCTCGGCATCGTCACGCCCAACCAGATCGAGGAAGCGCTCGCGCTGCAGTCCCTCAACGGACAGCGCCTGGGCGAGGCGCTCATCTCGCTCGGCTACGTCACGCGCGAGCAGATTCAATCGGCCCTGGGCGAGGCGCTCGGCCTGAACGCGCCGCCCCCGGGGGCGCTCCCCATCCAGCCGCCGCTGGGCGAAGTGCTCGTGGGGCTCAAGTACCTCACCGTCACCCAGCTCGACGAGGCGCTCGCCCACCAGCGCCGCTCGGGCCGCAAGCTGGGGGAAATCCTCGTGGAGCAGGGCTACTGCTCCTACAAGCAGCTCTACGAGGGGCTCGCCCTGCAGGGCCGCGCGGGCCGTCCGGAGCCCGAGCCGCGCACCCAGCCGCTCGAGGGCCACCACCGCGTCATGGTGGTGGATGACAGTCCGCTCGCGTGCGCCTTCGTGCAGGACGGGCTCGTCTCGCTCGGCTACGAGGTGGTGTGCTTCCAGGATCCCTACGAGGCCCTGGAGCAGGTGAACAAGGTGCTGCCGGCCATCGTGCTGAGCGACCTGGACATGCCGGGGCTGGACGGGGTGGAGCTGTGCCGCCGGCTCAAGGAAGGCCCCACGCGGGCCATGCCCGTCATCATCCTCACGGCCAACGACAACGAGGCCGAGCGCGTGGGCGGCCTGCGCGCGGGCGCGGACGACTACGTCAACAAGTCCGCCTCCATGGACGAGCTGGCCGCGCGGATTGAAAGCGTCATGCGCCGCACGGGCGAGACCGAGCGCATGCGCAAGCTCTTCGCCCGCTACACCTCGGACGCGGTGGTGGAGGAAATCCTCAAGAGCCCGGACTCGGTGGTGCTCACGGGCGAGAAGCGCGAGGTGACGACGCTCTTCGCGGACATCCGCAACTTCACGGGGCTCGCGGACAGCCTGCCGCCCGAGCAGACGGTGGGTGTGCTCAACCAGGTGCTGGGCGGCCTGTCCGACGCGGTGCTCACCTGCGGGGGCACGCTGGACAAGTTCCTCGGGGATGGGCTGATGGCGGTGTTCGGCGCGCCCGTGTTCCGCTCGGACGACGCCCTGCGCGCGCTGCAGTCCGCGAAGATGATGATGGTCTTCATGGGCGAGCTGCGCCAGAAGGCCGAGGCGGAGTGGGCCACCACGCGCCAGGGCCGGCCGCTCACGCTGGAGCTGGGCATTGGCATCAACACGGGCGTGGCGGTGGCGGGCAACATCGGGGGCGCCGTGCGCGCCGAGTACACCTGTATCGGGGACGCGGTGAACGTGGCCGCGCGCCTGTGTGCCCTGGCCGGCCCGGGGGAAATCCTCGTGGGCGAGCGCACCGTGGCCGTCCTGCCTGGCCATGAGGCGGGCTTCGAGGAGTTGCCACCCGTGCGACTCAAGGGCAAACCCCATCCGGTGCCGCTCTTCCGCGCGCTGTGGTAG
- a CDS encoding Fis family transcriptional regulator — protein sequence MTPRGYGEEELLANRASVLLTGGTEDERRTWATVAARNFLQEGALVEVRQNEQVTEALKRPRGVVFIPDVARLNFVAQGLIVRCLQTQEERPKVVVGLSGGVEPARGKGTLREDLLYRLQRAHVDLAAEGMRERVAQRRVQLAAEEAARKAEAERLAAEKAAQMKAAGISVKTGRMHSRSAPRAASPKVTRG from the coding sequence TTGACACCGAGGGGGTATGGTGAAGAGGAGCTGCTAGCGAACCGGGCGTCGGTGCTGCTGACGGGGGGAACCGAGGACGAGCGGCGCACGTGGGCCACCGTGGCGGCGCGCAACTTCCTTCAGGAAGGCGCGCTGGTGGAAGTCCGCCAGAACGAGCAGGTCACCGAGGCCCTCAAGCGCCCCCGGGGGGTGGTGTTCATCCCCGACGTGGCCCGGCTGAACTTCGTCGCCCAGGGGCTCATCGTGCGCTGCCTGCAGACGCAGGAGGAGCGGCCCAAGGTGGTCGTGGGACTGTCGGGGGGGGTGGAGCCCGCGCGAGGCAAGGGCACCCTGCGCGAGGACCTGCTCTACCGGCTCCAGCGGGCCCATGTGGACCTGGCGGCCGAGGGCATGCGGGAGCGGGTGGCCCAGCGCCGCGTGCAACTCGCCGCCGAGGAAGCCGCTCGCAAGGCCGAGGCCGAGCGGCTGGCCGCGGAGAAGGCCGCGCAGATGAAGGCGGCGGGCATCTCGGTGAAGACGGGCCGCATGCACAGCCGCTCCGCGCCCCGCGCCGCCTCCCCCAAGGTGACTCGCGGCTGA
- a CDS encoding O-acetyl-ADP-ribose deacetylase, giving the protein MSDAPSSDASSSTDRLVLMRGDLTTVAADALVNTANASLMGGGGVDGALHRAAGPRLRAECRKLRGCPMGEARITGAGLLPARYVIHAVGPMWRGGQHGERELLANCYRQVFALVEAHDLRSVAFPSIATGVYGFPIEEAAPIALRAMLSALERLASLERVTAVLFSDADLAVYRRTLDALRTPSPA; this is encoded by the coding sequence ATGAGTGACGCCCCTTCGAGCGACGCCTCTTCTTCAACGGACCGGCTGGTGTTGATGCGCGGAGACCTCACGACGGTGGCCGCGGACGCGCTGGTGAACACGGCCAACGCCTCGCTCATGGGCGGGGGGGGCGTGGACGGCGCCCTGCACCGCGCGGCCGGGCCGCGGTTGCGCGCCGAGTGCCGCAAGCTCCGGGGTTGTCCCATGGGGGAGGCCCGCATCACCGGCGCCGGGCTCCTGCCGGCCCGCTATGTCATCCACGCCGTGGGCCCGATGTGGCGCGGGGGGCAACACGGCGAGCGCGAACTGCTCGCCAACTGCTACCGCCAGGTCTTCGCGCTCGTCGAGGCGCATGACCTGCGCTCGGTGGCCTTTCCCTCCATCGCCACGGGCGTGTACGGCTTTCCCATCGAGGAGGCGGCCCCCATCGCCCTGCGCGCCATGCTCTCCGCGCTCGAGCGGCTTGCCTCCCTCGAGCGCGTGACGGCCGTGCTCTTCTCCGACGCGGACCTGGCCGTGTACCGCCGGACCCTCGACGCCCTGCGCACCCCATCCCCTGCTTGA
- a CDS encoding SCO family protein — translation MSTDTSTTPASAPTRFVNSSFWVALAATAAACLLLLGMAVMRPGPVPPQRLGALPDFTFTRQDGQPFGRAQLLGRPFVANFIFTRCPTICPVFTQKMARLQKLTEGENLALVSFSVDPKYDTPERLTEYAARYHADPARWSFLTGDYTRLQETVVGGFKIAMGRNGEDENDIPSIFHGSHFVLVDGSGEIRGYYNSEDDDAVERLRQDAGWLLGSGG, via the coding sequence ATGTCCACCGACACCTCGACGACTCCCGCCTCCGCGCCCACGCGTTTCGTGAACTCCTCGTTCTGGGTGGCCCTGGCCGCCACCGCCGCGGCGTGTCTGCTGCTGCTCGGCATGGCGGTGATGCGCCCGGGCCCCGTGCCCCCGCAGCGGCTCGGCGCGCTGCCGGACTTCACCTTCACCCGCCAGGACGGCCAGCCCTTCGGACGCGCGCAGCTGCTCGGCCGTCCCTTCGTGGCCAACTTCATCTTCACCCGCTGCCCCACCATCTGCCCCGTCTTCACCCAGAAGATGGCGCGGCTGCAGAAGCTGACGGAGGGAGAGAACCTGGCGCTCGTGTCCTTCTCCGTGGACCCGAAGTACGACACCCCCGAGCGGCTCACCGAATACGCGGCCCGCTACCACGCGGATCCGGCGCGCTGGAGCTTCCTCACCGGCGACTACACGCGCCTGCAGGAGACCGTCGTGGGGGGATTCAAGATCGCCATGGGCCGCAACGGCGAGGACGAGAACGACATCCCCAGCATCTTCCACGGCTCGCACTTCGTGCTGGTGGACGGCTCGGGGGAGATCCGCGGCTACTACAACAGCGAGGACGACGACGCGGTGGAGCGGCTGCGCCAGGACGCCGGGTGGCTCTTGGGCTCGGGCGGGTAG
- a CDS encoding type II secretion system protein GspG: MTAAPPSSPNPKSAPARRIHPMVFFLALAPVLIGLAVWLGLTGKHDPGQDQAHADFARISSALEEYRAEHGSIPEEGDLSFLVPRYFSSVPTDPWGHPYAYASDGKKPFLQSYGEDGLRGGNGSNQDHTNYDGHPVPTGR; the protein is encoded by the coding sequence GTGACCGCCGCCCCTCCGAGCTCCCCGAATCCGAAGAGCGCCCCCGCGCGCCGCATCCACCCGATGGTGTTCTTCCTGGCCCTGGCCCCCGTGCTCATCGGCCTGGCCGTGTGGCTCGGTCTGACGGGCAAGCACGACCCCGGCCAGGACCAGGCCCACGCCGACTTCGCCCGCATCAGCTCCGCGCTCGAGGAGTACCGGGCCGAGCATGGCTCCATCCCCGAGGAGGGGGATTTGTCCTTCCTCGTGCCCCGCTATTTCTCCTCGGTGCCCACGGACCCCTGGGGCCACCCCTACGCCTACGCGAGCGATGGGAAGAAACCCTTCCTCCAGTCCTACGGCGAGGATGGATTGAGGGGAGGCAATGGCTCCAATCAGGATCATACCAACTACGACGGGCACCCCGTTCCTACCGGGCGGTAG
- a CDS encoding PAS domain-containing protein, which translates to MPPRGQESHYYKGVDPLLDGVTDGILVVDGAWRVSWLNAVLERWVGRPREGLIGRLLWEALPELADSPFAAAWRRALAERTLVLLEDFLAPAGVWLESRAFPSGEGLVVFTRDVTERRLVENERVRLLSAEHVARTAIDGERARFQEMLMLAPTAVSITRGPEHRFVFSNLLHRRFYGNRELVGLPVREALPELAGQGVFEVMDRVYASGCTYVGRERLVKVPREGGGREEMFFDIAYHPQRDSAERVEGVAIFAYDVTDLVRSRRTAEALASDLGHSEARFRSLVAAMTDITWASPPSGEFIEDQPTWRAFTGQTREELLGWGWLDAVHPEDRERVARTWGEALAACTPFEQEYRLRGADGAYRHMFARAVPVVEKDGSVREWVGALRDVTRKRLAETELERLLAREQRHAAQLQGLASAALVISEADSIEHMLKAITEQAREVIGAHQAITSLVLEGDWAMARGAVSVSDKYASWRDWDVRLDGSGIHSWVCRLNLPMRLSQHELESHPAWRGFNRHTTPRAPPLRGWLGAPLVGRDGRNMGLIQLTDRNEGDFSPEDEAILVQLARMASVAIENTRLMAEAQAANRAKDEFLAVMSHELRTPLTAVLGWTQMLRGRQGDARALEKGLGVIERNARALAQLIEDVLDVSRIITGKLTLHKKGVEWVGVVQAAVEVVRAHAEQKGVSLSLEVAVGGNGSAVLVGDPSRLQQVCWNLLVNAVKFTPSGGQVRVRVARGEREVLLQVTDTGKGIRSEFLPHLFERFWQADGSATREHGGLGLGLAIVHHLVGLHGGDVRAESAGEGRGATFTVTLPVPAVLPEVHAEALPGAEAAPGVKLDGVQVLLVEDSPDARELIALMLRERGARVRTANTASEAMDRLQESMPDVLVSDIGLPGEDGHALLRRVRAWAEARDQWVPAIALTAYAGAEDARRAYRAGFQVHMAKPLEPVALLEAVARLAGRTDVDARVG; encoded by the coding sequence GTGCCCCCCCGTGGGCAGGAGAGCCACTACTACAAGGGAGTGGATCCCCTGCTCGATGGTGTCACCGACGGCATCCTCGTGGTGGATGGAGCCTGGCGGGTGTCGTGGCTCAACGCCGTCCTCGAGCGGTGGGTGGGTCGCCCCCGGGAGGGGCTGATCGGACGGTTGTTGTGGGAAGCCCTGCCGGAGCTGGCGGACAGCCCCTTCGCGGCCGCGTGGCGCCGGGCCCTGGCCGAGCGCACGTTGGTGCTCCTGGAGGACTTCCTCGCCCCGGCCGGGGTGTGGCTCGAGTCGCGGGCATTCCCCTCGGGGGAGGGCCTGGTCGTCTTCACGCGCGACGTGACGGAGCGCCGCCTGGTGGAGAACGAGCGGGTGCGGCTCTTGTCCGCGGAGCACGTGGCGCGCACGGCCATCGACGGGGAGCGCGCGCGCTTCCAGGAGATGCTGATGCTGGCGCCCACCGCGGTGAGCATCACCCGGGGCCCCGAGCACCGCTTCGTCTTCTCCAACCTCCTGCACCGGCGCTTCTACGGCAACCGGGAGCTGGTGGGCCTGCCCGTGCGCGAGGCCCTGCCGGAGCTCGCGGGGCAGGGCGTCTTCGAGGTGATGGACCGCGTCTACGCCTCGGGTTGCACCTATGTGGGCCGCGAGCGGCTGGTGAAGGTTCCCCGCGAGGGCGGCGGCCGCGAGGAGATGTTCTTCGACATCGCCTACCACCCCCAGCGAGACAGCGCCGAGCGCGTGGAGGGCGTGGCCATTTTCGCCTATGACGTGACGGACCTGGTGCGCTCGCGCCGCACCGCCGAGGCGCTCGCGAGCGACCTGGGGCACAGCGAGGCGCGCTTTCGCTCCCTCGTGGCGGCCATGACGGACATCACCTGGGCCTCGCCTCCCTCGGGGGAGTTCATCGAGGACCAGCCCACGTGGCGCGCCTTCACCGGACAGACGCGCGAGGAGCTGCTCGGCTGGGGGTGGCTGGACGCGGTGCACCCGGAGGATCGCGAGCGCGTGGCGCGCACCTGGGGCGAGGCGCTCGCGGCGTGCACGCCCTTCGAGCAGGAGTACCGGCTGCGAGGCGCGGATGGCGCGTACCGCCACATGTTCGCGCGCGCCGTGCCCGTGGTGGAGAAGGACGGCTCGGTGCGCGAGTGGGTGGGCGCCCTCCGGGACGTGACGCGCAAGCGCCTGGCGGAGACGGAGCTGGAGCGCCTGCTCGCGCGCGAGCAGCGCCACGCCGCGCAGTTGCAGGGGCTCGCGAGCGCCGCGCTCGTCATCAGCGAGGCGGACTCCATCGAGCACATGCTCAAGGCCATCACCGAGCAGGCGCGCGAGGTGATTGGCGCCCACCAGGCCATCACCAGCCTGGTGCTCGAGGGGGACTGGGCGATGGCGCGCGGGGCCGTGTCCGTGTCGGACAAGTACGCCTCGTGGCGCGACTGGGACGTGCGGTTGGATGGCTCGGGCATCCACTCCTGGGTGTGCCGGCTCAACCTGCCCATGCGCCTGTCCCAGCACGAGCTGGAGTCCCATCCGGCCTGGCGCGGCTTCAACCGCCACACCACGCCGCGCGCGCCTCCCTTGCGCGGCTGGCTCGGCGCGCCCCTGGTGGGACGGGATGGCCGCAACATGGGCCTCATCCAGCTCACGGACCGCAACGAGGGGGACTTCAGCCCCGAGGACGAGGCCATCCTCGTGCAGCTCGCGCGCATGGCCTCGGTGGCCATCGAGAACACCCGGCTGATGGCGGAGGCGCAGGCGGCCAACCGCGCCAAGGACGAGTTCCTCGCGGTGATGAGCCACGAGCTGCGCACGCCGCTCACGGCGGTGCTCGGCTGGACGCAGATGTTGCGCGGCCGCCAGGGGGACGCGCGCGCGCTGGAGAAGGGCCTGGGCGTCATCGAGCGCAACGCGCGCGCGCTCGCGCAGCTCATCGAGGACGTCCTGGACGTCTCGCGCATCATCACGGGCAAGCTCACGCTCCACAAGAAGGGCGTGGAGTGGGTGGGCGTGGTGCAGGCGGCGGTGGAGGTGGTGCGGGCCCACGCGGAACAGAAGGGCGTGTCGCTCTCGCTCGAGGTGGCGGTGGGGGGCAATGGCTCGGCGGTATTGGTGGGGGACCCGAGCCGTCTGCAGCAGGTGTGCTGGAACCTGCTGGTGAACGCGGTGAAGTTCACACCTTCGGGGGGGCAGGTGCGCGTGCGGGTGGCGCGCGGCGAGCGCGAGGTGTTGCTCCAGGTGACGGACACGGGCAAGGGCATCCGCTCGGAGTTCCTGCCGCACCTCTTCGAGCGCTTCTGGCAGGCGGACGGCTCGGCGACGCGCGAGCACGGGGGCTTGGGGCTGGGGTTGGCGATCGTCCACCACCTGGTGGGACTGCACGGCGGGGACGTGAGGGCGGAGAGCGCGGGCGAGGGCCGGGGTGCCACGTTCACGGTGACCTTGCCGGTGCCGGCGGTGCTGCCCGAGGTGCACGCGGAGGCGCTACCGGGAGCGGAGGCGGCGCCGGGGGTGAAGCTGGACGGGGTACAGGTGCTGCTGGTGGAGGACTCGCCGGACGCGCGCGAGCTCATCGCGCTGATGCTGCGCGAGCGGGGGGCGCGGGTGCGCACGGCGAACACGGCCAGCGAGGCGATGGACAGGCTTCAGGAGTCGATGCCGGACGTGTTGGTGTCGGACATCGGGTTGCCGGGAGAGGACGGGCACGCCTTGCTGCGGCGGGTGCGCGCGTGGGCGGAGGCGAGGGACCAATGGGTGCCGGCCATCGCGCTGACGGCGTACGCGGGAGCCGAGGACGCGCGGCGGGCGTACCGAGCGGGCTTCCAGGTGCACATGGCCAAGCCGTTGGAGCCCGTGGCGCTCCTGGAGGCCGTGGCGCGGCTCGCCGGGCGCACCGACGTGGACGCCCGGGTGGGGTGA